The genomic interval TAAGTTCTGATGATAAACTAGCCCAACCAGAAGTCAGTACATAGGTGGTAAAGAATGTAGCCTGAGACAAATAAAAACagtattaaaaaattatagtaaaATTGAACAACACTATTAACAAATCAACAAGTTGTATATGCGTAACAGAAATATTTGCTGCATCCTGATAGCCAAAATAAGtgagcatgcaattcacctgtACAGGTACCGCTCTAGCAAGCACCATAGGAATGTCCTTTGGGCTTGATAACGCATTCACTTGGCTAATTGCAGAACCTGATAGGACATTCACAAAGAATACATTCCAAATAGTGAAGTATAATACTTTACAGCAGGCACTTCTCTTCCTTTCACTGTGGGACACGGGTCCTTCTAATGTAGAAAAAAACATCATGGTTGGGGGAACagtgtataaaaatatttgcaaGATGACACTGGGAAGGTATCCGGTCACTAGCTGGGTTATGTACTTCCTGCAAGAGAAATAGACATTTTTATGTTCCTCTACAAATGAATAAAGGAATAAAATAACATGCCAGAAGATAATACTGTGCGTGCAATAATTATAATGTTACCTCAACTTTAAAGCCTAAAAAACAGATTGAATGTTTTGAACATGGTGCATACGGCATGGCAACACAAACAAAAATACATGGAAGTGCTAACTAGCATCAAGGGAACTAACAGTGACCCACCCCTGAGAATGTAAATCCATCCCCCAAAGTAGTAAATATTCAGCGACAGTAGAAGCATCCCCCAAAGTAGTAAATGCGTCCCCTGTGACTTGTGACTGTAAACAGACAGGGGACGCCCTGAGCACCAAATAGTAGATCTAGAAAAATGTATATGTTACTATAATAAACTGCTAAGGGAGAAGAAATCGGTAATGACAGTAAGTCTACCTCCCAACCCTGGACTTCCAGATTTCACATGGAAAGGTAAAAAATGACATAATTATCACATATATATGATGTAAAAATTTACTTTCACATAGCCATATCTCTCCAATCAAATAAGGTAAATAGTTAGGGTACATAAACACATCCAAGTAATCTCTGACATGCTCGATGCGaaaatcaatctttttttttctttatgacACCTAGCAAAGAAGCAGTAGGTAGGCATTGAGCGTTTAGATTACTTACTTTTTTAATATGCCATTTAGGAAAGGGAGCCTTTGCTGCAGCTGCTCCAACTGAGTTAGACCTTGTATAAATGTCACAGGTATGAGAAACAGGAACATAAAAACAATAGAACCCGAAAGTGTAACTATACGGCGAATCCAAAGCTGCTTGTAGGGTAACCAAAGATTTGACCAATATACGTCATCTCGATCTGGAGCAAGACTAGTAACCCATTCCATAGGATTGGATGTCTGAACAATTTCTGATACGACCAGGGCTGCATACCGAGTTTTGAAAAATACAAAAGCAGCACCACAATCCTGCATTCATctcccaaaataaaattattgttttagGCTAATTTATTCAGAACAGTAAATAACCAATTTTATTGCCAGTTTGACCTTATCAGGTAAGCTCAACTCTGAATCTTTCACATCATGTTTTTTCATCCCTTGCTCAGGTTCAACAGGCAGCAGCTCGAACGACTTTGATGAAGCTCCACAAAGACCACATCTATATGTAATTGGTCCGCATCTCTGATCAACTGTGGTGCCCTTGAAATGTTTAAACTTCTTATAAGCCTTCTTTGCACCagtctgccaaaaaaaaaacaaaattaccaCTAGAAACAGGGGAAATATATGAAGATGCAACAAACGTATTGATTCAaagatctgaaaaaaaaatccctttcCAGATATGGGACAAAAGTTATCACTACAAACAGGGAAAACATAAAGATACATCAAATGTGTTCATTCAAATATCTATGACTATGATCAATCAATAATTCTCTTTTCATATATTGGACAAAGTATCATGGAGCAACAAACCTACACTATTAATTTGGTCTGTTAGCAGATATACATTTTAGTTATGCGACGGCATCTATCACATgaattaaaattttgagtgcCATCTATTCAAACTAACCACCAAAAAAGGAATTACATTTGCAAAGGGCGTGGTGAGCAAAAGCACTACAAAATACAAAGATTGTGCACAAGAACTTAGCAGAAGTATTGAGAGTTTTCTAGCATGCCAAGTCAGGAGAGGCGCTGATACTGAAGGATATGAATGTTCAAGGGGACAGGCCATAAGCAATATGCATAAATGACCTAGGTCAAAATAGTGCACAGAACTTCTAAATGGCTGTACCAAGTTCTTATTGTAGTCCTGATTTATCTGATTAAACAAAGATCTTGTGCTCTAGAAAGCTACAAAGATTCTGCATACTGGAAGTAAAAAACATAATGTCTAACTGACAAGTGTCCGAGACCATACCTGCTAATCTTTAACAAAACTAGGGATCAACCTAGCAGGAACTAGGGAACATTGTACTAACAAGAAAATTGGCACCCAAATTTGCCTCAACAAGGAATCGGAATTGGGTGGTCTAGGCGTACATCCACACCATCGACCAACTGAGCTAGGCTCAGTTCCTCACTAGCCAATCCTGGATGTATTTTCCTATGTAAAAACCTTTGCAATCCAATTGTTAGTGAGATATTTTTCTCAAAAGAGTTGAGAATAACCAGTTAACCACACATCCACAACCATCACATGTTTGCAACCATATGCCCTACCACTCAGCTAGAGACTTCAGGCAGTCCTCTAACAGTACATCAGTGCTTATCAACTGATTGGACTAACTATAAAAAGCAAGCAGATCCTAGTACTGTTATGATGCAGTGTGGGCATAAATAATCTCTAGGTATCATCTGGGAGACCCAAATTCCCTGTTCATCCCATGGACAGGGCAGGATTATAGTGCAATTTCTCGGTCTTCCACAGGGATAGGTTGGAATTTTGGGTTTCCCAGACAAGGCCTTAGGAAACTAATAACCAAATAACTAAACATTTTCATCCTGTTTCTCACTGGCAGCGTCATTAAATTTCCTCATTTGGAAAATTTACACAATTAATTATTGCAGTATTACTTACCACAATCTTCTGAAGTTTCCCGACTTTATAAATAATCTGATGAGAAAGGTAACTCGACGCATGATACTTGGTGAAGAAACTCTCAACAGTGCAACTAATTGATTCTTTAGTTGATTTTGGTACTCCACGAACAAGCACAGTAAAATGGCTAGGATTGGTCGATGCTCGAGAAACATGAAGTAACCTCAGCCTAGCAATATGCTTGTACTCCTAAAGGAACCACATAAAAAATAACATAAATCAGCTAGTAAGGTCTAAAGATAAGATTAACTAACATTTATGAACTATTGAAAGATCAAATGACTTGATCTTACAAGGTATAGAAGAAGGCAAGCCACACCAGATATGATGTACAGCGCAACACAATGGACCCAGAGCCTGCAGTTATAGCCAATGTGTAAAAAGAATCCAAGAGGTACCTATGACTTTCTATAATGTATGCCTAAACAATTCAGTTATCAGTGCATGCAATAAACGTGAACTAGTTACTTTAGATTGCACATAACACCACACCAGCAGACAGTATAAAATCAGTTACGGACTGAAGATAAATACATAAGATGTTGTATTTAACATTTGAACTCTTAAAGTTCGAACATAATCATGTAAGAGAGGCTCCATAGCTCACCATCTTGATCTCTCTTGCATATTTCCAATTGTAAATGTCTCCAACGATGCTGAAGGAATCCGTACATGGAGCATATCTTGTCCAAAATAATTCAGTGGAAGAACTCCAAGTACACAAAGGAAAGCGGCTAAGGAGAATATGCGTATgctattgaaaagaaaaacacataagCATATCTTGGATATAAAACCAAAATTAAAGACTTAAGTAATATAGTGAGAATGCAGTAGgcaaatgaatatatataaagtAACTTAACTTTATGTGGCATACCATGTGAGACCCCGATGAATGTTGGTATGCACATTATCAACTTTGGCATAAGATTTTTTATTATCATTAACTTTTTTGAAGTTATTTGATTCCCATATTctattttgtgttttttttacctaTCCTATTTGACAGAGGAAATGACTCATCATACCAGTCAACAATTAGAGATTAAAAACCACTAGTTTAAATAATCGTATTTAGCTTGATTTTCATTTTCAAAGCGCCACGGCGAACCTTTTAAGTGAAAGTATAAGTTGATTCCTGATGGTCTAAACTCTCAAGGCACACAAAGAAACAGCATAAAAAGAAACATCtatataaacttcaaataagataaaaaaatattaaagtggAACAGAGAATCAAGTAATTGTGTACATACCTAAATACAAGAATCCTATTGAAGACAACTGCATCCAACCCAGCAGTAGCTAAGAGTTCATCCTCCGTGCATCGAAGACTTCTCAAAATCCAGCTAGCGGATGGAACAAATCTCTCCAAAATAAAAGCCTCCCTGAGCCTACTATTCTCCTCAGCAATCCTTCTTCCAAAATAGACCTTAACATTTTGCGGTTGCTTCCTCAGAACGGAATACAGTGACAAAAAAAGTATACAGAGGCTAATGTTGATTCCAGCTGAGGTCAAAAGAGCGCCGACTTTCATCTCTGTCTTATGTCATCTAAATGCAACAAACTTCGTATCTCCTTTAATTCTGCAGGAAAAGATTGGAAGTTCAGGTTTGACATACAAGAAATCATGAGAAGAGCATGCACGCTAAAAAAACAGCACTGCAAGCCATCCTTTGGATTTCTTCAAGGTTACAAAATGTATGATGCAGAAGCATATTTGAGGCAGCTAACTAAAGAGTAGCATGGgctattttaaggagataaaacCCTAATACCTTAATAAGACATGGAATACACTTAAGCATGCCATCAAGagaaaaaacttcaaaaatcttGGAACAGGCATCACGCAGGGACAGATTTTGATTTGTACCAGAACAATAAGCCAGACTAAAATCAGGACACCCGTATACTAATGTGAATAGTTCACAACTCAGACCTGGTCCAGACTCAAATAAGatacaaacaaatatatttcatatgGTTAACCGCTTACTCTACCAGGAAAAATGTTCTGTCCTTATTCAGACTGGTTTATCTTTGTCCCTAAAATGGCAGTATAAGAATGCTAATGAAGACGGTGAGTAGAATTTTCATGCATGGAAGCAGAGCAACCACACCTAAATGCAGATCAAGCGAATTACGATATTCTGTTTTCTTTAGATTAGAATAAAATATATCCAGGAATCAGGAGAAGTGTGCTGCCAGGTTGGTTAGGGAGAAGAACTTTGGTGTGAAATTATGTTTAAATGAGGCTCAATGTGATGAAATTTGAATTATGAACTACTGTCTATTCAATACCAAGTTGTTATCTGATTAATCATTCATAAACTTTTCTATCAAGGTAAAGCACTGAAGTAGaacttgttcattttttttttcctggcagAAAAACAGTGGTATGAAGGTTCTGAAAGGCTAGTAAGTGGGTATTCGTACGCTACAGATCACCCACTTTCTCCTTAATACCATTAACATGGAAGTCCTTCCTTTCATATCCAGCTTTTTACAGGTCAGCCACTTCGTAGCAATTATACAAGCCTAAAAGACCGCTTATGAGGCCCAATTAGCTACTACTCCTTGAATATGCCCTAATTAGCAATTATTGGTAACAGGTTGGGCAACCTTTCCTTGTATACAGCCTTGTAGACCTTCCTTTAGAAAACCAAATGGACCCACTAAAAATTGAAATGAGGGCCTGGAAGCAAATTAGTTCAAGTAGCCCTGCAGGCTGATCTCCTATGTCTCAGATTGTTGCATTAATATTGACGAGCTATGAAATTCATTGCCCTTTCGTTTctattgtccttttttttccttccattaTTTTAAAGATAACGCGGAACTCACCTCACCTTTCAAATACACCAAGTAGATCTAAAAGAAGCTATTGAGCCAAGGCAAGGAGGATTTGTTCTCAGTATACAGCCAGAGCAAATGTAAGTGGCTAATAAACAAAGCACTCAGATACGATTTGCAAAGAAAGATGGCTGGAAAGGCATGAGAAAGTACAAAATGGAATATCTGACAGATCTCATGGGAGGCATGAAGAATCTCAAGTATGGGAGGCATGAAGAATcttaaagagagagaaaagaatttTGTCAGTATGGTACAAAGACAAGAACTAATCTCGATTCCACTACCCACAAAGGACGTTTTACACTTTGGAAGGCCGGTAACCGTTTCAGAATTCATATTATTCTCTCAGCATCAAAAGACTGCTTTTGTCCTCCTCTTTTTAACTAAAGATAAAGAACAATCCATCAACTGTCAGAGTTTAATAATAAGCCTTCTAGTTCACTCAAAGTAAAGGCAACAATATCCTGCAGGCATTTCATTTATCCGCTGTCTTAAACGCTAGGATTAGAGCAGCCAATCTTAAGAACTCATACATCCCCCAAATGCATCGGAAATTCAAAAACTAAACACGGTTGT from Oryza glaberrima chromosome 3, OglaRS2, whole genome shotgun sequence carries:
- the LOC127766762 gene encoding CSC1-like protein RXW8 isoform X1 — its product is MKVGALLTSAGINISLCILFLSLYSVLRKQPQNVKVYFGRRIAEENSRLREAFILERFVPSASWILRSLRCTEDELLATAGLDAVVFNRILVFSIRIFSLAAFLCVLGVLPLNYFGQDMLHVRIPSASLETFTIGNMQERSRWLWVHCVALYIISGVACLLLYLEYKHIARLRLLHVSRASTNPSHFTVLVRGVPKSTKESISCTVESFFTKYHASSYLSHQIIYKVGKLQKIVTGAKKAYKKFKHFKGTTVDQRCGPITYRCGLCGASSKSFELLPVEPEQGMKKHDVKDSELSLPDKDCGAAFVFFKTRYAALVVSEIVQTSNPMEWVTSLAPDRDDVYWSNLWLPYKQLWIRRIVTLSGSIVFMFLFLIPVTFIQGLTQLEQLQQRLPFLNGILKKKYITQLVTGYLPSVILQIFLYTVPPTMMFFSTLEGPVSHSERKRSACCKVLYFTIWNVFFVNVLSGSAISQVNALSSPKDIPMVLARAVPVQATFFTTYVLTSGWASLSSELMQLFGLTWNFIMKYVLRMKEDSYFVPSFPYHTEVPKVLLFGLLGFTCSVLAPLILPFLLVYFFLGYVVYRNQFLNVYCTKYDTGGLYWPIAHYTTIFSIVLTQIICLGVFGLKESPVAAGFTVPLIILTLLFNQYCSNRLRPLFKTLPAQDLIDMDREDEQSGRMDDIHHRLHSAYCQFADTDDIPLKGVHVDRDADASGSSGESSCKEDTNQPTTSDISHPTLEGLPVNRLRHAVRSLSSIIRLQKRGLSPQPAGPSADVNPQTA
- the LOC127766762 gene encoding CSC1-like protein RXW8 isoform X2 codes for the protein MKVGALLTSAGINISLCILFLSLYSVLRKQPQNVKVYFGRRIAEENSRLREAFILERFVPSASWILRSLRCTEDELLATAGLDAVVFNRILVFSIRIFSLAAFLCVLGVLPLNYFGQDMLHVRIPSASLETFTIGNMQERSRWLWVHCVALYIISGVACLLLYLEYKHIARLRLLHVSRASTNPSHFTVLVRGVPKSTKESISCTVESFFTKYHASSYLSHQIIYKVGKLQKIVTGAKKAYKKFKHFKGTTVDQRCGPITYRCGLCGASSKSFELLPVEPEQGMKKHDVKDSELSLPDKDCGAAFVFFKTRYAALVVSEIVQTSNPMEWVTSLAPDRDDVYWSNLWLPYKQLWIRRIVTLSGSIVFMFLFLIPVTFIQGLTQLEQLQQRLPFLNGILKKKYITQLVTGYLPSVILQIFLYTVPPTMMFFSTLEGPVSHSERKRSACCKVLYFTIWNVFFVNVLSGSAISQVNALSSPKDIPMVLARAVPVQATFFTTYVLTSGWASLSSELMQLFGLTWNFIMKYVLRMKEDSYFVPSFPYHTEVPKVLLFGLLGFTCSVLAPLILPFLLVYFFLGYVVYRNQFLNVYCTKYDTGGLYWPIAHYTTIFSIVLTQIICLGVFGLKESPVAAGFTVPLIILTLLFNQYCSNRLRPLFKTLPAQGGRAIGKNG